One window of Blastocatellia bacterium genomic DNA carries:
- a CDS encoding S9 family peptidase, with protein sequence MAQKNSQTATPPVAKIKPKTETLHGDVRVDNYYWLREKSNPDVIAYLEAENAYADAVMKPTEAFQQKLYQEMLSRIKQTDLTVPYRQGDYWYYSRTEEGKQYPIYARKRGSLEAEEEITLDLNQLAEGHQFFALGAYVVSDDGHLLAYSTDITGFREYTLFIKDLRTGQLLPDRIEKVGAVIWAADNKTLFYTTEDHAKRPYRLMRHVLGQPRDTLVYEETDELYRLWAQRTRDKKYILAVSASSTTSETRYIPAHRPTAPPRVIWPRQTGHEYYVDHHQGRFYIRTNKEAKNFRIVSVPVSRPRTKVWKEFIGHRPDVMLEDMDLFIHHAVISERQEGLPYLRVIDLRSGQSHRIEFPEPVYSVFLSTNPEFNTTTVRFQYQSLVTPSSVFDYDMETRGRTLLKQVEVLGGYDPAQYASERIYATASDGTRIPISMVYKRGIKRDGTNPMLLYGYGAYGYPLPVTFDSSRLSLLDRGVIYAMAHVRGGGDLGKAWHDQGKMMLKRNTFTDFIAVAEHLIAHGYTSSDRLVIEGASAGGLLMGAVTNMRPDLFKAVVAKVPFVDVINTMLDTSLPLTIGEFLEWGNPREKAAYEYMKSYCPYTNLAPKAYPAMLVKTSLNDSQVMYWEPAKYVAKLRALKTDQNVLLLKTNMAAGHGGASGRYDALKERAFDYAFILTQLGIHQ encoded by the coding sequence ACGTCATCGCTTACCTCGAAGCAGAGAATGCCTATGCCGACGCCGTGATGAAACCGACGGAAGCATTCCAGCAAAAGCTCTATCAGGAAATGCTCAGCCGCATCAAGCAAACTGACTTGACCGTACCATATCGGCAGGGCGACTATTGGTACTACAGCCGCACCGAAGAAGGCAAACAATATCCTATTTACGCCCGCAAGCGAGGCAGCCTGGAGGCCGAGGAAGAAATCACATTAGACCTGAACCAACTGGCTGAAGGTCACCAGTTCTTTGCGCTGGGCGCTTATGTGGTCAGCGATGACGGCCATCTGCTGGCCTATTCGACAGACATCACCGGATTCCGGGAATACACGCTCTTCATCAAAGACCTACGGACGGGTCAACTGCTGCCGGACCGCATCGAAAAAGTCGGCGCCGTTATCTGGGCTGCCGACAATAAAACGCTGTTTTACACAACCGAAGACCACGCCAAGCGACCCTATCGGCTGATGCGTCATGTGCTGGGTCAACCACGCGATACATTGGTCTACGAAGAGACAGACGAGCTGTATCGCCTGTGGGCGCAGCGCACGAGAGATAAAAAATACATCCTGGCCGTTTCGGCTAGCTCGACCACTAGCGAAACACGCTACATTCCTGCTCACCGGCCTACTGCCCCGCCTCGCGTCATCTGGCCGCGCCAAACGGGTCACGAATACTACGTTGATCATCACCAGGGACGCTTCTACATTCGCACTAACAAAGAGGCCAAAAACTTTCGTATCGTCAGCGTCCCGGTCTCGCGTCCGCGCACCAAGGTATGGAAGGAATTCATCGGACATCGCCCCGATGTGATGCTCGAAGATATGGACCTCTTCATCCATCACGCGGTCATTAGCGAGCGCCAAGAGGGATTGCCCTATTTGAGAGTCATTGATCTTCGCAGTGGGCAATCGCACCGCATTGAGTTTCCGGAGCCGGTCTATTCGGTCTTTCTCAGCACGAACCCGGAGTTCAACACCACAACCGTGCGATTCCAATATCAATCGTTGGTGACCCCAAGCTCGGTCTTCGACTACGACATGGAGACGCGAGGGCGAACGCTGTTGAAACAAGTCGAAGTGCTGGGCGGCTATGATCCGGCACAGTATGCTTCCGAGCGCATCTATGCCACCGCATCTGATGGCACGCGCATCCCGATTTCAATGGTCTACAAACGCGGCATTAAACGTGACGGAACCAACCCCATGTTGCTTTACGGATACGGCGCCTACGGCTATCCGCTGCCGGTGACGTTTGATTCATCACGACTCAGTTTGCTGGATCGCGGCGTTATCTATGCAATGGCCCATGTGCGGGGCGGCGGTGATCTGGGCAAAGCATGGCACGATCAGGGCAAAATGATGCTGAAGCGCAACACCTTCACCGATTTCATCGCTGTGGCCGAGCATCTGATCGCGCACGGGTACACATCCAGCGACCGACTGGTCATTGAAGGGGCGAGCGCCGGCGGCCTCCTGATGGGCGCGGTGACCAATATGCGGCCTGATCTGTTCAAAGCTGTCGTCGCCAAAGTACCGTTCGTTGATGTGATCAACACTATGCTCGACACATCGCTGCCGCTGACCATTGGCGAATTCCTCGAATGGGGCAACCCGCGCGAGAAGGCGGCTTACGAATACATGAAATCCTACTGCCCCTACACGAATCTCGCGCCGAAAGCCTACCCGGCGATGCTGGTGAAAACATCGCTCAATGACAGTCAAGTCATGTACTGGGAGCCGGCCAAGTACGTGGCCAAATTACGCGCCTTGAAAACCGATCAGAATGTGTTGTTGCTGAAAACCAATATGGCCGCTGGGCATGGTGGCGCGTCAGGACGGTATGACGCACTGAAAGAGAGAGCGTTCGATTACGCCTTCATCCTCACCCAACTGGGCATTCATCAATGA
- a CDS encoding uracil-DNA glycosylase — MTEIQQQVVACRRCPRLVAWRERMAEEKTARYRQWTYWGKPVPGWGDPQARLLVVGLAPAAHGGNRTGRIFTGDRSGDWLYRALHKFGFANQPTSIHRDDGLQLRDCYITAAVHCAPPDNKPTRDELAQCRPYLLRELELLKNLRVVLALGRIAFEAVVTALRQLHRMSVGQQLAFRHGARYIVNEQVTLLASFHPSQQNTFTGRLTEPMFDAVFAEVRQHLE, encoded by the coding sequence CTGACCGAGATTCAGCAACAGGTCGTCGCGTGTCGCCGTTGCCCGCGGCTAGTGGCGTGGCGCGAACGTATGGCTGAAGAAAAAACGGCGCGCTACCGTCAATGGACCTACTGGGGCAAACCCGTGCCGGGTTGGGGTGATCCGCAGGCGCGGCTGCTCGTGGTTGGACTCGCGCCCGCAGCGCATGGCGGGAACCGCACCGGACGCATCTTCACCGGCGACCGCAGCGGCGACTGGCTCTACCGCGCCCTGCACAAATTCGGTTTTGCCAATCAACCGACGTCCATCCATCGCGACGATGGATTGCAATTGCGCGATTGTTACATCACAGCCGCTGTCCATTGCGCTCCGCCCGACAACAAACCGACACGCGATGAACTCGCGCAATGCCGTCCATACCTGCTACGCGAACTCGAATTGTTGAAGAATCTGCGCGTCGTTCTAGCGCTCGGACGGATTGCCTTTGAAGCCGTCGTGACGGCGCTTCGTCAACTGCACAGGATGTCAGTTGGCCAACAACTCGCATTCCGTCACGGCGCCCGATATATCGTCAATGAGCAGGTCACGTTGCTCGCTTCATTTCATCCAAGTCAGCAAAATACATTCACCGGAAGATTGACCGAGCCAATGTTCGATGCGGTGTTTGCAGAAGTTCGCCAGCATTTGGAGTGA